In one Haloplanus salinus genomic region, the following are encoded:
- a CDS encoding thiamine pyrophosphate-requiring protein — MNVTDAIAKILAEEGVEHLIGFPSNPLFDDDAAEEAGVRPIVVRQERTGAHILDGIARITSGEQVEAFACQHGPGTENSVGGIAQAYAESAPIVAIPAGYSRAKTNTDPKFSSLINYQAVSKTTEQLTDPDAVEETFRRAFQTARNGRQRPAVVEVPKDVFHLDAPDFDYETTSSTRAGPDPHAISEAADALLGADLPVLYAGQGVHYAKAWEPLTELAELLEAPVATSLNGKSAFPEDHPLSLGAGSKSEPRQLNHFIHEADVLFGIGCSFTKTAYGITPPTEDNTLIHSTNDPGDVDKDYKSDLAVIGDAKLVLEALVDEIGNRVGDDTDFGRYDDVTAEIEEVEQAWLDDWSDVLESDETPINPYRVVKELDETLDKDEVVATADAGNARDFMAPFFEVTEPLSYLGWGKTTQLGYGLGLMMGAKLSKPEKTCVHVMGDGAIGMTGMDFETAVREDIPIIAVVLNNFEMASYDTPFSGHYADFAESMGGYGERIEDPDNVADAIERAVEKTKEGTPVLLEFLTAQYTKLSRPDLE, encoded by the coding sequence ATGAACGTAACAGATGCCATCGCGAAGATCCTGGCCGAAGAAGGTGTAGAACATCTGATTGGATTCCCGAGCAATCCCCTGTTCGACGACGACGCCGCCGAGGAGGCCGGCGTCCGCCCGATCGTCGTCCGGCAGGAACGAACGGGCGCACACATCCTCGACGGGATCGCCCGCATCACCTCCGGCGAGCAGGTCGAGGCGTTCGCGTGCCAGCACGGCCCGGGGACGGAGAACTCCGTCGGCGGCATCGCGCAGGCCTACGCAGAATCGGCGCCGATCGTCGCCATCCCCGCCGGCTACTCCCGCGCGAAGACGAACACGGACCCCAAGTTCAGTTCGCTGATCAACTACCAGGCCGTCTCCAAGACGACGGAACAGCTGACCGACCCCGACGCGGTCGAGGAGACGTTCCGGCGCGCCTTCCAGACGGCACGGAACGGTCGTCAGCGCCCCGCCGTGGTCGAGGTTCCGAAGGACGTCTTCCACCTGGACGCCCCGGATTTCGACTACGAAACCACGTCGTCGACGCGAGCGGGCCCCGACCCACACGCCATCTCCGAAGCCGCCGATGCGCTCCTCGGCGCCGACCTGCCCGTCCTCTACGCGGGTCAGGGCGTCCACTACGCGAAGGCGTGGGAACCCCTGACGGAACTCGCCGAACTGCTGGAGGCGCCCGTCGCCACGAGCCTCAACGGCAAGAGCGCGTTCCCCGAGGACCACCCGCTCTCGCTCGGCGCCGGCTCGAAGAGCGAACCCCGGCAGCTCAACCACTTCATCCACGAGGCCGACGTGCTCTTCGGCATCGGCTGCAGCTTTACCAAGACGGCGTACGGCATCACGCCCCCCACCGAGGACAACACGCTCATTCACTCGACGAACGACCCCGGCGACGTCGACAAGGATTACAAGTCGGACCTCGCGGTCATCGGCGACGCCAAACTCGTCCTCGAAGCCCTCGTCGACGAGATAGGGAACCGTGTCGGCGACGACACCGACTTCGGTCGATACGACGACGTAACTGCGGAGATCGAGGAAGTCGAGCAGGCGTGGCTCGACGACTGGTCTGACGTGCTCGAATCCGACGAGACGCCGATCAATCCCTACCGCGTCGTCAAGGAACTCGACGAGACCCTCGATAAGGACGAAGTCGTCGCCACCGCCGACGCCGGCAACGCGCGCGACTTCATGGCGCCGTTCTTCGAGGTCACCGAACCCCTCTCGTATCTCGGCTGGGGGAAGACCACGCAACTCGGCTACGGGCTCGGCCTCATGATGGGCGCGAAACTCTCCAAGCCCGAGAAGACCTGCGTCCACGTCATGGGCGACGGCGCCATCGGCATGACCGGCATGGACTTCGAGACGGCCGTCCGCGAGGACATCCCCATCATCGCCGTCGTGCTCAACAACTTCGAGATGGCGAGCTACGACACCCCGTTCTCGGGGCACTACGCAGACTTCGCCGAATCGATGGGCGGCTACGGCGAGCGGATCGAGGATCCGGACAACGTCGCCGACGCCATCGAACGCGCCGTCGAGAAGACCAAGGAGGGCACGCCCGTCCTGCTCGAGTTCCTCACCGCACAGTATACGAAGCTCTCGCGCCCGGATCTCGAGTAG
- the secF gene encoding protein translocase subunit SecF, whose translation MVAFEVPEIDYTRYTNRQLAAVPLAVLAVALLIIAGWYAATGVPVNPGLEFTGGAEIRVAVDAPDGQARERIQQAFDPAPETIRGVPSDNTYILTFQTEEVGVSALEEQARAAGFEVQSSYTVSPSFGSRTQLLALGGVAFAFLGMSALVFLMFRTFVPSVAVVISAFSDIVIPVALMNVLDIELTLGTVAALLMIIGYSVDSDILLNNHILRRSGEFYESTHRAMRTGVTMTLTSLAAMTVMTIVATLFGIQLLAAIGTVLVFGLSADLMNTYMLNLSLLRWYKYEGVAN comes from the coding sequence ATGGTAGCGTTCGAAGTGCCGGAGATCGATTACACCCGGTACACGAATCGCCAGCTCGCGGCGGTGCCGCTCGCGGTGCTCGCGGTTGCCCTCCTGATCATCGCGGGGTGGTACGCCGCGACTGGCGTGCCGGTCAACCCCGGCCTCGAATTCACTGGCGGCGCGGAGATCAGAGTCGCCGTCGACGCACCGGACGGCCAGGCACGCGAGCGGATTCAGCAGGCGTTCGACCCCGCACCCGAGACGATTCGGGGCGTCCCCTCCGACAACACCTACATCCTAACCTTCCAGACCGAGGAGGTGGGGGTGTCGGCGCTCGAAGAGCAAGCGCGCGCGGCCGGGTTCGAGGTGCAGTCGAGCTACACCGTCTCGCCCTCCTTCGGGTCGCGGACGCAACTGCTCGCCCTCGGCGGCGTCGCCTTCGCCTTCCTGGGCATGAGCGCGCTCGTCTTCCTCATGTTCCGGACCTTCGTCCCTTCCGTCGCCGTCGTCATCTCGGCGTTCTCCGACATCGTCATTCCGGTGGCGCTGATGAACGTCCTCGACATCGAACTGACGCTGGGAACCGTCGCCGCGCTCCTCATGATCATCGGGTACAGCGTCGACTCCGACATCCTACTCAACAACCACATCCTCAGACGGTCGGGCGAGTTCTACGAATCGACTCACCGCGCGATGCGGACCGGCGTCACCATGACGCTCACGTCGCTCGCGGCGATGACCGTCATGACCATCGTGGCGACGCTGTTCGGGATTCAACTGCTCGCCGCCATCGGGACGGTCCTGGTGTTCGGTCTCTCGGCCGACCTCATGAACACCTACATGCTCAACCTCAGCCTCCTCCGCTGGTACAAGTACGAGGGGGTGGCTAACTGA
- the rnhB gene encoding ribonuclease HII, with protein sequence MQIGADEAGKGPVLGPMVAAAVRAPADAVPDGVDDSKRLAPSRRRELADRLRDDAAVDVSVAVVSPARIDDPETDMNGLTVAGQVEAIAAVAGDDDSVVVDAGDVDAGRFGRKVGAGVDAAVTVRSEHRADERYPHVAAASVVAKVHRDARIEALADAYGEVGSGYPSDERTRTFLAEYVRENGELPACARASWSTCDDVLAAAEQSSLADF encoded by the coding sequence ATGCAGATCGGTGCCGACGAGGCGGGGAAGGGACCGGTGTTGGGGCCGATGGTCGCCGCGGCGGTTCGGGCGCCGGCCGACGCCGTCCCCGACGGCGTCGACGACTCGAAGCGCCTCGCGCCCTCCCGGCGGCGCGAACTCGCCGACCGCCTGCGAGACGACGCGGCGGTCGACGTGAGCGTCGCCGTCGTGTCACCGGCGCGCATCGACGACCCCGAGACGGACATGAACGGCCTGACCGTCGCGGGACAGGTCGAGGCCATCGCGGCGGTGGCCGGCGACGACGATTCGGTCGTCGTCGACGCGGGCGACGTGGACGCCGGCCGGTTCGGGCGGAAGGTCGGCGCGGGCGTCGACGCCGCGGTGACGGTCCGGTCGGAACACCGTGCGGACGAACGCTACCCACACGTCGCGGCGGCGAGCGTCGTCGCGAAGGTGCACCGCGACGCCCGTATCGAGGCGCTCGCGGACGCCTACGGCGAGGTGGGGAGCGGCTACCCGAGCGACGAGCGGACGCGAACCTTTCTGGCCGAGTACGTCCGTGAGAACGGTGAACTGCCGGCGTGTGCGCGGGCGTCGTGGTCGACCTGCGACGACGTGCTCGCGGCCGCAGAGCAGTCGTCGCTCGCGGACTTCTAG
- a CDS encoding DUF2061 domain-containing protein: protein MGPSLVTGTPRQPRSRAVLKTLGYRLLMVVVTVVVAWVVVGDLGEAASIGFVANLVKTGTYYAYERLWDRVAWGLPE, encoded by the coding sequence ATGGGGCCGAGCCTCGTCACCGGAACGCCGCGCCAACCACGGTCGCGCGCGGTACTCAAGACGCTCGGCTACCGCCTGCTGATGGTGGTCGTCACCGTCGTCGTCGCCTGGGTCGTCGTCGGCGACCTCGGCGAGGCGGCGAGCATCGGTTTCGTCGCCAACCTCGTCAAGACGGGAACGTACTACGCCTACGAGCGGCTCTGGGACCGCGTGGCGTGGGGCTTGCCGGAGTAG
- the pyrE gene encoding orotate phosphoribosyltransferase, which yields MANQDLIGALRDADAVKFGEFELSHGGTSDYYVDKYLFETDPTCLSLIASAFADRLGDDETLAGVALGAVPLVAVTSAETNRPYVIARKQAKEYGTGNRIEGRLSDGERVVVLEDIATTGKSALDAVEALREAGAVVDRVLVVVDRQEGASERLAEHGIELESLLTADDLLADE from the coding sequence ATGGCGAATCAAGACCTCATCGGCGCGCTCCGCGACGCGGACGCGGTAAAGTTCGGCGAGTTCGAACTCTCCCACGGGGGGACGAGCGACTACTACGTCGACAAATACCTCTTCGAGACCGATCCGACCTGTCTCTCCCTGATCGCGTCGGCCTTCGCGGACCGCCTCGGCGACGACGAAACCCTCGCGGGCGTCGCGCTCGGCGCCGTCCCGCTGGTCGCCGTCACGAGCGCCGAGACGAACCGTCCGTACGTCATCGCGCGCAAGCAGGCGAAAGAGTACGGCACCGGTAACCGGATCGAAGGGCGACTGTCGGACGGCGAGCGCGTGGTCGTCCTCGAGGACATCGCCACGACGGGCAAAAGCGCACTCGACGCCGTCGAGGCGCTGCGCGAGGCCGGCGCCGTCGTCGACCGGGTCCTCGTCGTCGTCGACCGACAGGAGGGTGCGAGCGAACGACTGGCCGAGCACGGGATCGAACTCGAATCGTTGCTGACCGCGGACGACCTGCTGGCGGACGAGTAG
- a CDS encoding CDP-2,3-bis-(O-geranylgeranyl)-sn-glycerol synthase — MIVSLVAGALWAMLPAYVPNNAAVLAGGGRPIDGGRTLGGRRLLGDGKTWRGTAVGTLVGVALAVALNALQPTVAAALGGDLPTFPFRAAVGLALGAMLGDIGASFLKRRLGRRRGAAVPGLDQLDFVVGALALAVVLAPGWTVATFSLPRLAVVVVATPLLHLTTNAGAYLLGLKAEPW, encoded by the coding sequence ATGATCGTCTCGCTCGTCGCGGGTGCGCTCTGGGCGATGCTGCCGGCGTACGTTCCGAACAACGCAGCGGTCCTCGCGGGCGGCGGACGACCCATCGACGGCGGGCGAACCCTCGGCGGCCGCCGGCTACTCGGCGACGGGAAGACTTGGCGCGGGACGGCCGTCGGGACGCTCGTCGGCGTCGCCCTCGCAGTCGCGCTCAACGCCCTCCAGCCGACCGTCGCCGCGGCGCTCGGGGGCGACCTCCCCACCTTTCCGTTTCGGGCCGCCGTCGGCCTCGCGCTCGGGGCGATGCTCGGCGACATCGGCGCCTCCTTCCTGAAGCGCCGCCTCGGCCGCCGGCGCGGCGCCGCGGTTCCGGGCCTCGACCAACTCGATTTCGTGGTCGGGGCGCTCGCCCTCGCGGTCGTCCTCGCGCCCGGGTGGACCGTCGCGACGTTCTCGCTCCCCCGACTCGCCGTCGTCGTCGTCGCCACGCCACTACTCCACCTGACGACGAACGCCGGGGCGTACCTGCTGGGACTGAAGGCGGAGCCGTGGTAG
- a CDS encoding branched-chain amino acid transaminase, translating to MGFEEMQEAGDVDTIWLDGEFVDWDDAQIHVLTHGLHYGTGVFEGVRCYDTDEGPAIFRWEEHLDRFYESGKPYNLDIPFGREELTAATKELIRRQELESCYIRPIAYYGYDMLGLNPESCPVQVAIAVWPWGAYLGEGALEEGVEVTIASWQKYASSQIPTNAKTTGPYINSVLASLEAKREGYVEALLLNQEGNVAEGPGENLFLVRDGEIYTPGLAEGILDGITRNTVITLARELGYTVHDDATISRGELNTADELFFSGTAAEVTPIRKVDNVVIGEGTRGPVTTDIQRTFFDLVERRTDDHPEWFEHVEA from the coding sequence ATGGGCTTCGAGGAGATGCAGGAAGCCGGCGACGTCGACACCATCTGGCTCGACGGCGAGTTCGTCGACTGGGACGACGCCCAGATCCACGTCCTCACCCACGGACTCCACTACGGGACGGGGGTCTTCGAGGGCGTCCGCTGTTACGACACCGATGAGGGTCCGGCCATCTTCCGCTGGGAGGAGCATCTGGATCGGTTCTACGAATCCGGGAAGCCCTACAATCTGGATATCCCCTTCGGCCGCGAGGAGCTGACGGCGGCGACGAAGGAACTGATCCGTCGGCAGGAACTGGAGTCGTGTTACATCCGCCCCATCGCCTACTACGGCTACGACATGCTCGGCCTGAACCCCGAGAGCTGTCCGGTGCAGGTCGCCATCGCCGTCTGGCCGTGGGGCGCGTATCTCGGCGAGGGCGCGCTGGAGGAGGGCGTCGAGGTCACCATCGCCTCGTGGCAGAAGTACGCCTCCTCGCAGATTCCGACCAACGCGAAGACGACGGGGCCGTATATCAACAGCGTGCTGGCCAGTCTGGAAGCGAAACGGGAGGGCTACGTCGAGGCGCTCCTCCTCAATCAGGAGGGGAACGTCGCGGAAGGCCCCGGCGAAAACCTGTTTCTCGTCCGCGACGGCGAAATCTACACGCCCGGCCTCGCCGAGGGCATCCTCGACGGCATCACCCGCAACACCGTGATCACGCTCGCCCGCGAGTTGGGTTACACCGTCCACGACGACGCGACGATCAGCCGGGGCGAACTCAACACTGCCGACGAGTTGTTCTTCTCCGGCACCGCGGCCGAAGTGACGCCGATCCGCAAGGTCGACAACGTCGTCATCGGGGAGGGGACGCGCGGGCCGGTCACGACCGATATCCAACGGACCTTCTTCGACTTGGTCGAGCGCCGGACCGACGACCACCCCGAGTGGTTCGAGCACGTCGAGGCGTGA
- a CDS encoding DUF502 domain-containing protein, protein MSSWRRDVASGLVVVVPVLVILFVLNWLYTKVAELPIVDTLPPYYGVPVAIVVFAMLVLSVGYLMRTTIGRLFETGLDSAMNRVPLIRILYNASKLAVETALTGTDDLQKPVRLETWPGIRMTAFKTGQTTADGQEVLFMPTAPNITTGFVIEVDPGRIEETGESVEEALTRILSAGFAEEDRAIDIAVEDPAEATDGEEQPP, encoded by the coding sequence ATGTCCTCGTGGAGACGCGACGTGGCCAGCGGACTGGTGGTCGTCGTGCCCGTCCTCGTCATCCTGTTCGTCCTCAACTGGCTCTACACCAAGGTCGCAGAACTCCCCATCGTCGACACGCTCCCGCCCTACTACGGCGTGCCCGTGGCGATCGTGGTCTTCGCCATGCTTGTGCTGTCGGTCGGCTACCTGATGCGGACGACGATCGGACGGCTGTTCGAGACGGGTCTCGACAGCGCGATGAACCGCGTCCCGCTGATCCGCATCCTCTACAACGCCTCGAAGCTCGCGGTCGAGACGGCGCTCACCGGAACGGACGACCTCCAGAAGCCGGTTCGGTTGGAGACGTGGCCGGGTATCCGCATGACGGCGTTCAAGACCGGCCAGACAACGGCCGACGGCCAGGAAGTGCTGTTCATGCCCACGGCCCCGAACATCACGACCGGGTTCGTCATCGAAGTCGACCCCGGTCGGATCGAGGAGACCGGCGAGAGCGTCGAGGAGGCGCTGACGCGCATCCTCAGCGCCGGCTTCGCGGAGGAGGACCGTGCCATCGACATCGCGGTGGAGGACCCCGCGGAGGCGACCGACGGCGAGGAGCAGCCGCCCTAA
- a CDS encoding preprotein translocase subunit SecD, with protein sequence MGVVRENWRIFLLIVVLLGSLFALFSPTVAEGGAEAPGVASSGATNLQYGLQLSGGTRIRAPLVGVTAAEVEYGDVETPEAEREVAGRLGDVSVADVIVRPTSETSGTVEVTADGVTPAELGRALDAAGYEYAETRNGVTEETRAQTVDILADKINEAGLSGGTVQQIQTPTGENFILVEVPDANRQRVVDLVNQRGSVRVDAYYPSDGGYEQTTVLERDDFQSIGNAQQGGEGQLPNVPVVVREDVAPRFQQQMSQSGLAGQGGSRCSYTTSPNSTDACLLLIVDGQVVNSFGMSPGLAASMQSGDWAQDPRFVLQTQNFSESRQVAINLRAGALPAQLDIGPDGEGTSSFIAPSQGEQFRIDSLLTGIIAVFAVAGVVFLRYGEVEVALPMIVTALSEVVILLGFAAGIGYPLDLSVIAGFIAVIGTGVDDLIIIADEVMAQGDVNSRRVFQSRFRKAFWVIGAAAATTIIAMSPLAVLSLGDLQGFAIFTILGVVVGVLLTRPAYGDILRALLTRDD encoded by the coding sequence ATGGGCGTCGTCCGGGAGAACTGGCGGATCTTCCTCCTGATCGTCGTGTTGCTGGGCAGCCTCTTCGCGCTGTTCTCGCCGACGGTCGCCGAGGGAGGCGCCGAAGCGCCCGGCGTCGCGAGTAGCGGCGCGACGAACCTCCAGTACGGCCTCCAGCTCTCCGGCGGGACGCGCATCCGCGCGCCGCTGGTGGGCGTCACCGCCGCCGAAGTCGAGTACGGCGACGTGGAGACGCCGGAAGCCGAACGGGAGGTGGCCGGCCGACTCGGGGACGTGAGCGTCGCCGACGTCATCGTTCGGCCGACGTCGGAGACGAGCGGCACCGTCGAGGTGACGGCCGACGGCGTGACGCCCGCGGAACTCGGGCGCGCACTCGACGCGGCGGGGTACGAATACGCCGAGACGCGGAACGGGGTCACCGAGGAGACGCGCGCCCAGACCGTCGACATCCTCGCGGACAAGATCAACGAGGCCGGCCTCTCCGGCGGGACCGTCCAGCAGATTCAGACCCCGACGGGTGAGAACTTCATCCTCGTCGAGGTGCCCGACGCGAACCGCCAGCGCGTCGTCGACCTGGTGAACCAGCGTGGGAGCGTCCGCGTCGACGCCTACTACCCGAGCGACGGCGGCTACGAACAGACGACGGTGCTCGAACGCGACGACTTCCAGAGCATCGGCAACGCCCAACAGGGCGGCGAAGGACAGCTCCCGAACGTGCCGGTCGTCGTGCGCGAGGACGTAGCCCCCCGGTTCCAACAGCAGATGAGTCAGTCCGGCCTCGCGGGACAGGGTGGCTCCCGGTGTAGTTACACGACGTCGCCCAACAGCACGGACGCCTGCCTGCTCCTGATCGTCGACGGACAGGTCGTCAACTCCTTCGGGATGAGCCCCGGACTCGCCGCCAGCATGCAGTCCGGCGACTGGGCACAGGACCCTCGCTTCGTCCTGCAGACCCAGAACTTCAGCGAGTCCCGCCAGGTGGCGATCAACCTGCGCGCCGGCGCGCTCCCCGCCCAACTCGACATCGGCCCGGACGGCGAGGGCACCTCCTCGTTCATCGCGCCGAGTCAGGGGGAGCAGTTCCGCATCGACTCGCTGTTGACGGGGATCATCGCGGTCTTTGCCGTCGCGGGCGTGGTCTTCCTGCGCTACGGTGAGGTCGAGGTGGCCCTGCCGATGATCGTCACCGCGCTCTCGGAAGTGGTGATCCTGCTCGGCTTCGCGGCCGGCATCGGCTACCCGCTCGACCTCTCGGTGATCGCCGGCTTCATCGCCGTCATCGGGACGGGGGTGGACGACCTGATCATCATCGCCGACGAGGTGATGGCCCAGGGCGACGTGAACAGCCGTCGCGTCTTCCAGTCGCGCTTCAGGAAGGCGTTCTGGGTCATCGGCGCCGCCGCCGCGACGACCATCATCGCGATGAGTCCGCTCGCGGTCCTCTCGCTCGGCGACCTACAGGGCTTCGCCATCTTCACCATCCTCGGCGTCGTCGTGGGCGTCCTACTCACGCGCCCGGCGTACGGGGACATCCTCCGGGCGCTGCTCACCCGGGACGACTAG
- a CDS encoding prohibitin family protein, with the protein MSSDSDPFSDPDSGSSSDFDVGRLLKLAAVGVATLVVVATLLGGYHQVPEGHVGVQKSFGAVTGDELPPGAHLIVPVKDSVQDVEIRPRTYTMANTQGEGDNPGRADAVTVQTINGTTVDIDITVRYRVQRDDPATFVSQWRTVGQAERRLIRPSVRSQLRTEAAGIQTSEIYTQQGRERLAAAAQGKLRSAFEGEALVLEEVQVRDVNLPDSYDQALNEKEIAKQRVQKKKFEIEQARREKQRQEIRAEADARVIEIRGDALRSNPIVLRQQYIKSIDASDKIILATDRDGTPIILQTGGRTAGNASESDVSLTANRTNGTATG; encoded by the coding sequence ATGAGTAGTGATTCCGATCCGTTTTCCGATCCCGACTCGGGGTCCAGTTCGGATTTCGACGTCGGTCGGCTGCTCAAACTCGCCGCCGTGGGCGTCGCCACCCTCGTGGTCGTCGCGACGTTGCTCGGCGGCTACCACCAGGTGCCCGAAGGCCACGTCGGCGTGCAGAAGTCCTTCGGCGCGGTGACCGGCGATGAACTGCCGCCGGGGGCGCACCTCATCGTCCCGGTGAAAGACTCGGTACAGGACGTGGAGATTCGGCCGCGAACGTACACGATGGCGAACACGCAAGGTGAGGGTGACAACCCGGGACGGGCCGACGCGGTCACCGTCCAGACGATAAACGGTACCACGGTCGACATCGACATCACGGTTCGGTACCGCGTCCAGCGGGACGACCCGGCCACGTTCGTCAGCCAGTGGCGAACGGTCGGGCAGGCCGAACGCCGCCTCATCCGACCGTCCGTCAGGTCACAGCTTCGAACCGAGGCTGCCGGCATCCAGACGAGCGAGATATACACCCAACAGGGGCGCGAACGACTGGCCGCGGCCGCCCAAGGGAAACTGCGATCGGCCTTCGAGGGCGAGGCACTCGTCTTGGAGGAAGTACAGGTCCGGGATGTCAACCTGCCGGACTCCTACGATCAGGCGCTCAACGAGAAGGAGATCGCCAAACAGCGCGTCCAGAAAAAGAAATTCGAGATCGAACAGGCGAGACGCGAGAAACAGCGCCAGGAGATACGTGCCGAGGCCGACGCCCGCGTCATCGAGATTCGTGGAGACGCCCTCCGATCGAATCCGATCGTGTTGCGACAGCAGTATATCAAGAGCATCGACGCATCGGATAAGATCATCCTCGCAACCGACCGCGACGGGACGCCGATCATCCTCCAGACTGGCGGGCGAACGGCCGGGAACGCCTCGGAGTCGGACGTGTCCCTCACAGCGAATCGGACGAACGGCACGGCCACCGGGTAA